The following proteins come from a genomic window of Nitrospira sp.:
- a CDS encoding CzcABC family efflux RND transporter, transmembrane protein, which yields MLTSLLEFSLRQRILVLIFSAGMAAGGLYAFKAIPIDAFPDVTTILIQVVTKAEGLSPAEIERFVTFPIELQLRGAPGLTDIRSFSKVGASIITVVFRDDIDIYLARQIVLERVLEVQGLLPAGATSQLVPNYTGLGEVYQFYLEGPHDNEPGYQPTVEELTERRTLVDWVIRPMLKGLPDVVDVNSMGGYVKQYQVIVNPGLLLKYDLALHDVFQAVAKNNANAGGNILEKDEEKYIVRGIGLIHTLQDIGNIILREVHGTPVYIRDVAEVRFGHAVRHGASVLNGSREVVSGLVLMLRGGNAREVVQAVKDKIDEIHQKHILPGGLRIVPFYDRMELVNAALHTVYKALIEGIIFVVIVLYLYLGDIRSALAVTIVLIVAPLGTFIVMNYYDLSANLMSLGGLAISLGMITDAAIIQVENVSRHLSEASEEDRRSIERRLPIVLKGVAEVRGPSLFGELIIALTFFPILGLVGMEGKMFGPLALTIMMALFVSLLLSFTLSPALCLLLLRGEEHGDPFVVRWAKQGYRPILEWAMAHPKILLSGAGALLIGSLALFPFLGGEFIPILNEVAITPQTIRHPSISLEESIQIEMDMQRAVMEFPEVTKVVSKIGRSEIGNDPQEPNASDPVVSLKPMEEWTTAKSKTELDQAVRKRLEKVPGATFLLSQPIQQRVDELLSGVRSEATVKVLGDDLNVLRKTGEQISAIMSDIRGVADVRIEQLFGQVYLAIDIDRGKIARYGVNVAQIQEIISTAIGMEAATQVYEGEKRFDLTLRYPESARNSVETIRNILLRTTTGSLVPLGDLARVELREGPALISREQLQRRIYIGFNTYGRDIESIVTEAQSKIAKLKLPPSYQIVWGGSFDNMRRAMSRLKIIVPITIGIIFLFLYVTFDSFRYATMILLNLPLALIGGIVGLWVTGEYLSVPASVGFINLFGVAVLNGVVLVSYIDQLRNDAPSLKEAIVRGCMLRLRPVLMTATVALLALTPLALATGVGSEVQRPLAVVVISGLLTSTTLTLLVLPVLFPWFERKRTSPASGPQD from the coding sequence ATGCTGACTTCCCTGCTCGAATTTTCCCTCCGGCAACGGATTCTCGTTCTTATTTTTTCCGCCGGTATGGCCGCCGGAGGGCTGTACGCATTCAAGGCGATCCCGATCGACGCTTTTCCTGACGTCACGACGATTCTGATACAAGTCGTCACCAAGGCCGAGGGACTGTCGCCCGCGGAAATCGAACGGTTCGTCACCTTCCCGATCGAATTGCAGTTGCGGGGCGCCCCAGGTCTGACGGACATCCGCTCCTTTTCCAAAGTCGGCGCTTCCATCATCACGGTGGTCTTCCGTGACGATATCGATATTTATTTGGCCCGTCAGATCGTCCTGGAGCGGGTTCTCGAGGTTCAAGGCCTGTTGCCGGCCGGCGCCACTTCTCAACTTGTGCCCAACTACACCGGCCTGGGAGAGGTGTATCAATTTTACCTGGAGGGACCGCACGACAACGAACCGGGGTACCAGCCGACCGTCGAGGAATTGACCGAACGGCGAACGTTGGTGGATTGGGTGATCCGTCCCATGCTCAAGGGGCTGCCGGACGTCGTGGATGTCAACTCGATGGGCGGCTATGTGAAACAATATCAGGTCATCGTGAACCCCGGTCTCCTCCTCAAATATGATCTTGCGCTGCATGACGTCTTCCAAGCGGTCGCGAAGAACAACGCCAATGCCGGAGGGAACATCCTTGAAAAGGACGAAGAAAAGTATATCGTCCGCGGCATCGGACTGATCCATACCTTGCAGGACATCGGCAACATCATCTTGCGGGAAGTCCATGGCACGCCCGTATACATCCGCGACGTGGCGGAGGTGCGGTTCGGCCATGCCGTGCGACACGGTGCCAGTGTGCTCAACGGCTCTCGCGAGGTCGTGTCCGGCCTGGTGCTCATGCTGCGTGGCGGCAACGCGCGGGAGGTCGTCCAAGCGGTCAAGGACAAAATCGACGAGATCCACCAGAAACATATTCTTCCGGGCGGTCTTCGCATTGTGCCGTTTTACGATCGCATGGAATTGGTCAATGCCGCGTTACACACGGTGTACAAAGCGCTCATCGAAGGCATCATCTTCGTCGTCATCGTCCTGTACTTGTATCTCGGCGATATCCGCAGCGCCCTGGCCGTGACGATCGTGCTGATCGTCGCGCCGCTGGGCACGTTCATCGTGATGAACTACTATGATCTGTCGGCCAATTTGATGTCGCTCGGGGGGTTGGCCATATCCTTGGGCATGATTACAGACGCCGCAATCATTCAAGTCGAGAACGTCTCACGCCATCTTTCGGAAGCCTCGGAAGAAGATCGACGGTCCATCGAACGCCGGCTCCCGATCGTGTTGAAGGGTGTCGCCGAGGTCCGTGGCCCCAGTCTATTTGGAGAATTGATCATTGCATTGACCTTCTTCCCGATCCTGGGACTCGTGGGGATGGAGGGCAAAATGTTCGGCCCGCTGGCTCTCACCATCATGATGGCGCTGTTCGTTTCGCTGCTGTTATCGTTTACGCTGTCTCCGGCGCTTTGCCTGTTGCTCCTACGAGGAGAAGAACACGGCGATCCCTTTGTGGTGCGATGGGCCAAGCAGGGGTACCGTCCCATTTTGGAATGGGCCATGGCGCATCCCAAAATTCTCCTCAGCGGCGCCGGCGCTTTATTGATCGGCAGCCTGGCGCTCTTTCCATTTCTCGGCGGAGAATTCATCCCCATCCTCAATGAGGTCGCCATCACTCCGCAAACCATTCGCCACCCGAGCATCTCCCTGGAGGAGTCGATACAAATCGAAATGGACATGCAGCGGGCCGTCATGGAATTTCCGGAGGTCACCAAGGTGGTCTCGAAGATCGGCCGCTCCGAGATCGGCAACGATCCGCAGGAACCGAACGCGAGCGATCCCGTCGTGTCGCTCAAGCCGATGGAAGAATGGACCACGGCGAAGAGCAAGACGGAATTGGATCAAGCCGTGCGCAAACGGCTCGAAAAAGTTCCCGGGGCCACGTTCTTGCTGAGCCAACCCATTCAACAGCGAGTCGATGAACTCTTATCCGGCGTCCGATCGGAGGCCACCGTCAAAGTCTTGGGGGACGATCTCAACGTGCTGCGCAAAACCGGCGAGCAGATCAGCGCCATCATGAGCGACATTCGAGGGGTCGCCGATGTCCGCATCGAGCAGCTCTTCGGGCAGGTCTATTTGGCGATCGATATCGACCGGGGGAAAATCGCCCGATACGGCGTCAATGTCGCCCAGATCCAGGAAATCATCTCGACGGCGATCGGGATGGAGGCGGCCACACAGGTCTACGAAGGCGAAAAACGTTTCGATTTGACGTTGCGCTATCCCGAGTCCGCCCGCAACAGCGTCGAGACCATCCGCAATATTCTGCTGCGCACCACGACGGGCTCTCTCGTCCCATTGGGCGACCTCGCGCGAGTGGAACTCCGTGAAGGCCCCGCCTTGATCAGCCGGGAACAATTACAGCGGCGCATCTACATCGGCTTCAATACGTATGGTCGCGACATCGAAAGCATCGTCACGGAGGCGCAGAGCAAGATCGCCAAACTCAAACTGCCGCCCAGCTATCAAATCGTATGGGGAGGGTCGTTTGACAACATGCGGCGGGCGATGTCCCGCTTGAAGATCATCGTTCCCATCACGATAGGAATCATCTTTCTATTTCTTTACGTCACATTCGACTCATTCCGATACGCGACGATGATCCTGCTCAACCTTCCATTGGCGCTCATCGGCGGCATCGTCGGGCTTTGGGTGACCGGAGAATATCTCAGTGTGCCGGCTTCGGTCGGATTCATTAACTTGTTCGGCGTTGCCGTGCTCAACGGCGTCGTGCTGGTGTCGTATATCGATCAACTGAGAAACGACGCCCCCTCGTTGAAGGAGGCGATCGTCCGCGGCTGTATGTTGAGGCTCCGGCCCGTGCTGATGACCGCCACGGTGGCGTTGCTCGCGTTGACGCCTCTCGCTTTGGCCACGGGCGTCGGATCGGAGGTGCAGCGTCCGCTCGCCGTCGTCGTCATCAGCGGCCTTTTGACATCGACCACATTGACGCTGCTCGTGCTTCCCGTCTTGTTTCCGTGGTTCGAACGCAAACGGACCTCACCCGCATCCGGCCCTCAGGACTAG
- a CDS encoding Glycosyltransferase: MKIAQVAPLRESVPPQRHGGTERVVSYLTEELVRLGHEVTLFAAGDSSTSAALSAACPSSLRSTPKILYPDAPWSLLLERAFGTYAEDFDLIHSHIDLLGFPLARRCRTPVLTTLYCRLDLPELIPVFERFSELPVVSVSETQRGPMPGINWQNTIHPGLPRHLYSMHPNLGRYLAFLGRISPDRGVEQAIELAKRTDMPIRIAARVDPADRNYFEHIAPLFEHPLVEYVGEVTDGEKEDFLGEAYALICPVERPDPFGLVLIEALACGTPVLAYRREGVSEIVDHGSTGYFSDTLEEMVHTVAWVPNIDRRRCRSAFEDRFTAERMVQEYLLLYQRSMHKEKDQSADQGSYRVMRQFPHSAAAEEARVEAAA, encoded by the coding sequence ATGAAGATTGCTCAAGTCGCGCCGTTGCGGGAAAGCGTTCCTCCTCAACGTCATGGAGGCACAGAACGTGTCGTTTCTTATTTGACGGAAGAACTCGTGCGCCTCGGTCATGAGGTGACGCTGTTCGCAGCCGGTGATTCTTCCACCTCGGCCGCTCTGTCCGCCGCCTGCCCGTCCTCCTTACGCTCCACTCCGAAGATATTGTACCCGGACGCTCCCTGGTCTCTCCTCCTTGAGCGTGCGTTCGGGACCTACGCCGAGGACTTCGATCTCATCCATTCACACATCGATCTCTTGGGTTTTCCTCTCGCCCGTCGGTGCCGCACGCCGGTGTTGACGACATTATATTGTCGGCTCGATTTGCCGGAGCTGATTCCGGTGTTTGAGCGATTTTCCGAGTTACCTGTCGTCTCCGTATCGGAGACTCAGCGCGGGCCGATGCCTGGGATCAATTGGCAGAACACCATCCATCCGGGACTGCCTCGCCATCTGTATTCTATGCATCCAAATCTCGGCAGGTACCTCGCATTCTTGGGCCGAATCTCTCCCGACAGAGGCGTGGAGCAGGCGATCGAGCTGGCCAAACGCACTGATATGCCGATTCGGATCGCGGCCAGGGTGGACCCGGCGGATCGGAATTATTTTGAACATATCGCACCATTATTCGAACATCCGTTAGTGGAATATGTCGGTGAAGTCACCGACGGCGAGAAAGAGGATTTTCTCGGTGAGGCGTATGCGTTGATCTGCCCTGTCGAGCGGCCGGACCCCTTCGGCTTGGTCTTGATCGAAGCGCTCGCGTGCGGGACGCCTGTGCTGGCCTATCGACGGGAAGGCGTTTCAGAAATAGTGGATCACGGATCGACGGGATATTTCAGCGACACCTTGGAGGAGATGGTCCACACAGTGGCGTGGGTACCCAATATCGATCGCCGCCGCTGCCGATCAGCCTTCGAAGATCGGTTTACCGCCGAACGCATGGTGCAGGAGTATCTCTTGTTGTATCAACGATCGATGCACAAAGAAAAAGACCAGTCGGCTGATCAAGGTTCCTACCGCGTCATGCGGCAGTTTCCGCATTCAGCGGCCGCTGAGGAGGCCCGAGTCGAGGCAGCGGCCTGA